A stretch of the Gossypium hirsutum isolate 1008001.06 chromosome D07, Gossypium_hirsutum_v2.1, whole genome shotgun sequence genome encodes the following:
- the LOC107956020 gene encoding uncharacterized protein produces the protein MGIVKIGDSSGPNVVENQLPNHDDKRVNAIIENGGRRVKVNVAEIKTPLEWVWKQMVKRGLIKQDLIERPERAKKFCEFHTEEDHDIQKYTEFRTVVQNLMDNEEMEFYEEIKRLEEGEFYASEKGPAEKAQMANPPVVIISKPVSKEFGIQIMPKKKMKNSILEVESAMIRQVQKWNLEKGKALVVELEKAKIDKVESHVNRPVTENEAREFLKFLKHSEYSMVEQLHKQPARISVLELLLSLEVHRNALIKVLNETYVAKYISVNKLDRLVNNISADNFIFFNDDEIPPGGRGATKALHITAHCEKYMLSGVLIDNGLALNVLPLSTLSRLPVDSSHMKSCQNIVRAFDGIERKMMGRIEVPLLIGPNTYKVDFLVMDIKPSYNCLLGRPWIHSAGAVPSSLQ, from the exons ATGGGGATCGTAAAGATTGGTGACTCATCAGGACCAAACGTAGTAGAAAATCAGTTGCCCAATCATGATGATAAAAGGGTGAACGCGATAATTGAGAATGGAGGAAGAAGAGTCAAAGTCAACGTGGCAGAGATAAAGACCCCTCTTGAATGGGTATGGAAACAAATGGTGAAAAGAGGTCTCATCAAGCAAGATTTGATAGAAAGGCCTGAAAGAGCAAAGAAATTTTGTGAGTTCCATACAGAAGAAGACCACGACATCCAGAAATACACTGAGTTCAGAACCGTGGTGCAAAACTTAATGGATAATGAAGAAATGGAGTTCTATGAGGAGATTAAGAGATTAGAAGAGGGAGAATTTTATGCTTCAGAGAAAGGACCTGCGGAGAAGGCCCAAATGGCTAATCccccagtggtgattatttcaaagCCAGTAAGCAAAGAATTTGGAATACAAATAATGCCaaag AAGAAAATGAAGAATTCTATACTCGAAGTGGAAAGCGCTATGATCCGGCAAGTGCAAAAGTGGAATCTGGAAAAAGGAAAAGCCTTAGTAGTTGAGTTGGAAAAAGCAAAAATAGACAAAGTTGAATCGCATGTCAATCGGCCGGtaactgaaaatgaggctagagaatttctaaaattcttgaAACATAGTGAGTACAGCATGGTAGAACAATTACATAAGCAACCGGCTCGTATCTCGGTGCTTGAGTTGCTTCTAAGTTTGGAGGTGCATCGTAATGCGTTGATAAAGGtactaaatgaaacttatgtcgctAAATATATCTCGGTGAACAAGTTGGACCGTTTGGTTAACAACATAAGTGCCGacaatttcatcttttttaatgatgatgaaataccaccagGAGGAAGAGGAGCCACTAAAGCCCTACATATTACCGCTCACTGCGAGAAATATATGTTGTCAGGTGTGTTAATTGACAATGGATTGGCCTTGAATGTCTTACCCCTATCCACCTTAAGCAGGTTACCggtggatagttctcacatgaaatcatgccagaACATCgtaagagcatttgatggcatCGAAAGAAAGATGATGGGAAGAATAGAAGTACCTCTCTTGATTGGCCCAAATACATACAAAGTGGATTTcttagtgatggatatcaagccctcgtATAATTGCTTGCTGGGGAGACCATGGATTCATTCAGCAGGGGCGGTGCCTTCATCATTGCAGTAG